Proteins from a genomic interval of Uloborus diversus isolate 005 chromosome 4, Udiv.v.3.1, whole genome shotgun sequence:
- the LOC129220682 gene encoding dynein axonemal heavy chain 6-like: protein MEKTEPISVTSLESLIETVQINPDVGYITMSRNCMDLVNNYKPYNYTICHYNNVDKSNYVTISPNGLLEFYKGDVDFMPLDRLLIEHELYNSLKEIPFFKTVRTWKAFMVWFKKIRRRKILDATAKIQAFFSEKLEKKV from the exons ATGG aaaaaaCGGAGCCTATATCAGTCACTTCTTTGGAGAGTTTAATTGAAACTGTTCAAATCAATCCAGATGTTGGATACATAACAATGAGTCGCAATTGCATGGATCTCGTCAACAATTACAAGCCTTATAATTACAC gATTTGCCATTACAATAACGTTGATAAATCAAATTATGTGACAATCAGCCCAAATGGATTGCTTGAGTTTTACAAAGGAGATGTGGATTTTATGCCATTGGACAGACTGCTTATCGAACACGAACTCTATAACAGTTTAAAAGAA ataccattttttaaaactgtgagAACTTGGAAAGCGTTTATGGTTTGGTTCAAGAAAATTCGAAGAAGGAAAATACTTGATGCTACAGCCAAAATtcaggcatttttttctgaaaagcttgaaaaaaaagtttga